Genomic window (Castor canadensis chromosome X, mCasCan1.hap1v2, whole genome shotgun sequence):
CAGTTTCCTTACCAGCTCACAGGTTCACTATGACCAATCAAAACCTTTATATAAGGGCCAATTATAGGCCTCATATTGCATCAACCccactctttcttttttgctttattcacttattcatgtgtacatacattgtttaggccatttctcccccctgtccccaccacctccctcccaccccccaccccctgcttccaggcagaacctgttctgcctttttctccaattttgttgaagagtagacataagcaataataagaaagacatagcatttttgctagttgagataagagtagctatacagagagattcctagcattgcttccatgcacaaatgtattccagcccaaattgattcatctctaccagacctcttcactacttcccagtcaccttcccatattgacctctgtcattttaaggttactttattagCTGCTCTACAGTGGCGACATcaagcactttcaagttttgggtttcctactttccctattcctcctgtatgtgttctcctcttagtgtgtgacccatgtctaataatattactgcatttgttttagatctaaagtccacatatgagggagaacatacgatttttgcctttctgagcctggcttaacttcacttaagatgattttacaggttccatccatttatttgcaaatgataagatttcattcttcttcatggctgagtaaaattccattgtgtataaatacattttcttaatctattcgtcagtagtggggcatcttggctgtttccatagcttggctattgtgaatagcactgcaataaacatgggtatgcaggtgcttctggagtaacttgagttgcattcctttgggtaaatccccaggagtgggattgctggatcatatgacaggtttgtgtttagatttttaagaagcctccatattgttttccagagtggttgtactagcttgccttcccaccagcagtgtatgagggctctttttccccacatccttgccaatacctgttgttggtagtgcttttaatgatggctattctaacaggggtgaggtggaatcttcgtgtgattttgatttgcatttcctttacagtcagtgacggtgagcattttttcatgtgttttttggccatttgaatttcttcttttgaataagttctgtttagttcagctgcccatttctctattggttcattgattttgggagagtttagttttttgagctccctgaatattctggttatcagtcctttgtctgatgtatatctggcaaatgttttctcccactctgagggtggtctcttcagtttagagaccatttcttttgttgtgcagaagctttttaattttatgaagtcccatttgtccatcctttctcttagttgctgagctgctggggttctattgaggaagtccttgcctatacctattgcttccagagtattccctgctgtttcctgtactaacttcagagtttcaggtctgatattaaggtccttgatccattttgagttgatactagtacagggtgataaacatggatctagtttcagttttcggaaggcaaataaccacttttcccagcaatatttgttgaagaggctgtcttttcttcattaatCGCACTCTTTCTATTAAGTCACTAGGTATAGTATTTCCACCTGGCCTGAGAAAAAATCACTGCAGTGTGAGCAAAGGCATCTAGAATTCATCAAGGAGGCCCTTATCCAAAGCATCTATGCAGTATTTAAAGGAGCTAAAATGACAGCCTCCCTCAGCCTGCCAAAAGAGGGGCTGCTCAAGGCAGAGGGCAAAAGGGAAGGGTCTGACAGCAATCAATGAAAGGGTCAAACCTTTGAGGTCTCCCAAAAGATTAGCTTATTGGAAGTAAAATTATACAGTAAAAGGTGCCTGCAATGAAGACCTACACTTAACACTAATATACTTACTATTTTACAAGGCTTAGCAACTAATAAAATTCCCATTTGGGAATATTGTGTCCCTCTAACATCTCTCAGGTAGAGtaggggaaagggagaagtaGTAAAAGGTCAGTACTATTAGAAGCCTACAGCACCCACCCAGTACAGGGTATGTTTGATCTCAGTAGAGCATCTTTAGCAGGGGTAACCCAGGAATGCTTAAATTAGCAGATGCTGCATGGTCCACAGTCTCCactaaaaacaaaggaagagcTACATGCCCTTAGAACACGCCTATAGGTATTCCAATCTGCAGTACTTGGACCTTTCTGAGGGCTGTATTCATATCCCATAACTTGCATCTGATGACCTGGAGTGTTCTGCAAAATCTAGTCCCAAGCTCCTGATTCAGACCACCCTGGAGAGCATGGCTCCCACAACTTTCCTTACCTGGTTGCAAACACTTAGCAGTTAGTTTGCTACCTTATCATTTTATCTTAACTACTGGCTTATTTAGGTACTTTTGGAGAGAATGGGACCTAAAGGGGGAGTGGTGCTCAGAGCCCACACTACAAAGGGCATTCTCAATGTGCTGGACCTGCTAGGGGTTATTCAAGTTCTtcatccctttctctttttctgttgttcttgaAGAGATAAGGACATGATGCCATAATACAGATTGCCTGCATGGAGCACTGGGATAAAGGATGTTCTTCAAATATGAATCCAGGGACTCTGGGACTATTATGTGTTCTtcctcctctgccccctccctctgtctcATATCAACTTGCACAATTCAAGTAGCACCTGTGTTGGGAGAATGGGGAAGAATAAAAGGTagtgaaataaacaagaaattttaGCCCCCTTTGGATGTCCACACATGACCAAGTTCTGCCCTTCTGGAAAACACACCTCCTACTTACAGCCATCCCAACTCTGCCTGGATAGCAGTGAGAATTATGAGTGTTTTAAGTACAAGGACCCGTGGGCCACAATGGCTCATGGTGCCCGTGTGCTCCCTGAAATGGATGGCGGTAAACAGAATTTGTAGCAGCATAGATGATAGTTGTTCCCATCTTAGCAAGTTTCTGTCAGGGTCCAGGGTTGGACTGAACCCCTGAGTGAGGATGGGACACAGTCCTCTGGAAACACGCTGTCATCTTACTAGAACTTGGCCAGCCCTCTTTACACATGCTTGTTTCCCAATGGACAGAGTGGCGGTGAGAATAGCTTGATGTGGGGACAGAGAAAAATGAATCCATCAGTGCAAACCACAATGGCATTTAGAAAACTTCTGTGATGTGTAGGGCATACTGATGGTGACCAAACACATCACCTCATGAAAAGAGACCTTATTGTCATTCTTTTAATATGGCATTTTCTGAAAAACTTACATCCATATTATCCTAACCACTGAagaaacacaccacacacacaagtaTGTTGAGAATTCACTTATTCATTGCTAGTATAAGTTCTGAGGAACCATTGGTGGCTGGGGCAGCAGGGCAGGCCCAGGTGTAGGTGGCACCAGAAGAACACTGGAGAAAGATGGCACTCTATGACCACTCCAACCTCATGGGAGAATCATCTGGCTGGCCAACATTTCGCACACCTCTGGTCATTGGTTTCTTCACAGTTTTCCTATATTTGGCTCTCCTATTGTTAAACCAATTCTGCAATCAGAGAGAAAAGGGGTTAGCTCAGTGATCCAACAGGGATATCATCATGGATAAAACATATCATGCAACTCTCTATGGCTATAAGGGTTTAAATAGCACAGCAACAGATCTtttgttcttctctctttttattttttcaattctggaatatatgtatatatctttttattagcacatagtaACCATACAAGGGATTTTATCATGGTATTTCCACACgtgcatataataaaatttattccaATTCAcactctctattactctttctcatccccTTCTCTATTCTAAAAACAATTtaacagtttttattattttattttaatacatgtgtatacagtacattgatcatattcacctccctccttttgccctcccttctcccactagTTCCCACCTTGAAACAGTCCCTGTTTTAAcgtctgtcattcatttttaaaggactAGAATCTGcaagagagagaacatgtaatatttgtctttctcattctgggttatttcacttgatggtctctagttccacatatttttctgcaaatgacataatttaattcctctttatggctgactaGAACTactttgtgtatgtataccacatttcttttttaatttttcaattattgttattattagcatatagtagttgtacagggggatacattgtggcttgcatatgtgcttacaatatatcttagatttgcCACCTCCCATTGTTATCCTTGCTCCACCCTCTAGTCTTCTAAGaacaggtttcattttgctatgttcatatgaatacaaaatacagtgATCATATTCACTTTCAGTCACCATGTCCTTATGCCCTCACGACTCCCACTGGTACACGCCCCTAGAAAAGGCCTATTTTACACctcattccttcattttttcaaagtGTGTATTGATAATCCAAAGGAGTTTCCTTTGaaatttcagacatgtatatatcatgctttcaACAGATTTACGTCcctattgcttatatcttctctatCACCACCCATGCTTACCAATTattcaataacaacaaaaatattgaaagaacccatctgtatatgaatttaatataattaatgTACTGTAAGCTTTGAGCAGTTCTTTTTTGATTGATTAAATCTGTAACTGGGCTACAGGGATTGATCAGTGGAGGAGGATATGGCTAGAATTTGTGGGGCTCTGTGTTCCTTTCCCAACCCTGCAAACAACAAGAAGAATAACTAGTTTAGGAAATCGCATACTCACTTCCAAAAACCAACCTATTATGTTTTTAGAAGAATGGTGGAAATTAGGAAGTAAGGTTCTCGGTAAATTCTTGATGTAGCAGGTGGAAGCAGATAAGACCCTGTAGGCTCTTTGCTAATTTGTTTCCTGTAGCTCCGTTCAGATCTCCATGGAGAGAACAAGTAAGCTCAGgcaggtgagaaaaaaaaatctcacaaacgttggcttttccttttcctctgaggTTGCCTTATCAGCCTATGTAAATgctcccctcttcctcctaacTTCTCCCATCTCAGGTAGGCCTGACTGAATCTCAGCCTGTGGTGTGAGGATGCCAGCATTCAGTGGCCTCTTCTGTTGTGCTCTTGGTCTGGATGCCATACCACCAGTGTGCTTTTCTTTGCACTCAAATAGTCATTCTTTGATCCGATGAAACACTATCCCTCTACTCATCACTGTCTGGAGGAATAGAAAGTACTCGAAATTAAGGGAAGTATGAATCCACCATGAAATAGGGCCATATCCCCAAACTTATTCTATAAGTCCACATCTTCAAATAggacctccaaaaaggaaaaagaaatctttccaCATAAGCAGTTACTCAAGACTAATGTATGCATTTAATTATGATCTCAACTGAGATTAATtcaacattttccttttctttggtttaTGCTTGAGACACATTAAAAAACTTATCACTTCTTGCCCTCTTCCAAACATAGTATAAATATTTAGACAGTGTTTTCAGGGAACACAAAACAGCATGGCAGATAATTCAATTTCATCACTCTCACTTACTCTCTATCACCTTaccaagaatttaaaaatgaattcaggaAGACAGGCACTTGTACTTTTAAGCTCACTTCACACATCAACCTCAGCTTTACTAAATGCACATTAATtactcactgatttttttctatgtctgAGTTACATTTCACAATGTGTATAAAATCTTTTTGTTATCTAATTCCTTAGGCTTGGTTTTTAGTAATTTAGTACAATTAACATATCTTGTAATGATGTTGCACCATGCAGAAATTTGAATGCTTCCTTGGTTACACTAAGCCCGACTCCTCCATAAGTGGTCCCTAAATCCACTTTAAGTATGTATTAAATTATGCATATGTATTGCATACATATAATTTACCTgcttatgttatatatatttaatttgcaCATGGAAAAGGAGAAGCAGTTTGTTGGCTTTTTCTAAAATAGTGAATCACATTCACTAAAGCGAACAGTAAATCACATTCACTATGGCAATAGGGGAAAAGTGAACCAGCTGGTAATTACTTATTCCATTTTACAACTCAAATTTTCCAAGGACCAATATTTGTTTGTCAGCATGAAACAAAGTGAACCCCACCAAATTACAATCATCTGGGACAAAACTGTCCACTTCCTGAACTAAGTTTTCCATTCAGTGTCTGCCAAATGCTTGTTTCAGATTTACTGACCTTCACTTTGACGTCAGTCACATTGATGGTTCTTGCAAGCTCTCTTCTGGGGAAAGAAAGCAATGAATATTCAATACTCAGTGTCAGGGATGAAATGGAATACAAATTGTACATTCTATCTTCTTTTTATACGAACAATATCTCCTCACAACTCCCCAAGTATACTTTTCTGTAATTCTCAGAGCCAGTATTTTTCTACCAATGGTTTCATCTCATAACAAAATTAAAGTTTGAATTGGTAGTCTGGTAGTGAACACAAGTCTTAATGCACTGCTTATTTTGTTagtttgtgttgttttcattgtgtttttgagacaaggtccaaCTAAGTAACTCAGGCTATCCtagatctcactatgtaatcaAGATGACCTTGATTTTGACATACTCCTGTCTTAGCCACCCTAGTGCTGGGAAGGCAGGTGAGTGTTACCATGCCCATCTGTTTTAAGttctacttaaaaaataactatatgTCAGTAAGTCAGACGgaggaagaaaaatatggaaTGTTCTGTCTCGTATGCAGAATCCAGACCTTAAAAAGGGAGTGTAATAGAAGAGTGTAAAATGTGGAGACTTTTTGAACTAGGAAACAGCACAaaaggagagggcaaaaggagagggtgaaagggGCCTGAAATGACCTCCTATGCATAAGTACTtcctatgcatgtatgaaaatggaaatatgaacTCATTAAAGTATGTTTGAAAGGGGGGATAAGAAAGGATAATAGATGGTGTGATTTTAATCATATATATGTTACacgtatatatggaaatgtcacaatgagactcTTTTGTATGGTTAGTATACACTAACAAAAACTTAAATTcttcaagaaagaaaaaccagaaaaggacTTAAGTGTGCTGTATCTTGAAAAACATACACAAACAACCTTGAAACATAAGAAAAGATGCTCAGTATTGACAATCATTGTGGAATCACAGACCCAACCACAGTGATTATGTCACACACAGTGGATAGCTACCATCAACACCTAGTAAACAACAAACATTGGTGAGGTTGTGGAGAAACTGTATAGCTCTTACATGGTGGCTGGAAATGGCAAATCATGTATCCACAATGGAAAAAGAGTGTGGAGCTTCCTCAAAACATTCAACACAGAGCTGTCCTATGATTCATGAATTTCATTTCAAGTACACTCCCAAAGGAATTGAAAATTTGGAGTTTCAGAGTTATTTGTTGCAGAGCTATTGGCTACAGCTCTATTCACAAAAACCTACAAGGCAAAAGCAGACCAGATGTCCCTCCACAGACCAATGTCAAAACACAAGGTGGGATATCCACAGAAGGGAATATTATTAGCCTTTGAAAGGTAGGAAATTCAGCCGGGTATGATGGTGCAAACCTGTAAGCACAGCTACTCAGTTGGCTTAGGGAGGCGGTACAGCAGTTCTAATGCACTTTAGGCAAAGTTATGAAGGCTCTATCtcataaacaaaatgcaaaacaaaagggctagtgaTGTGATTCAAGCGTTAGCAATCTTGCCTAGCAGCACATCAAATGACttgtgttcaatccctagtatcacaacatttgaaaaaaaatgggtGCAAATTCTGGCACATGGTACAACAGGGATGAAACTGAGGacatatgctaagtgaaagaagccagtcacaaaagcaCAAGCACTGAAGAACCTGGTGTAGTCAAATCCAGAAAATGGAAGAGTGATTGGTGGTTGGCAGTGACTAGGTGGAAGCAGAAAGGGTGTTATTTAATGGGTATAGATTGGCAAGATAAAGAGACCTTTGGAAACCTGTCCCACACCACACAAAAATACTTCATGCTGGCAGTTCTATACTTCAAAAGTTTAGTTGGGAATGTTTTTCTTATAccacatttcaaaaacaaacggAAACAAAATGGGTGACCACCGCCAGTTTCCAGACATTATTCTTGTAAATAGTGCATGAGTATATAGACCTTGACCCACGAGTATCCTCCTCAACCCAAGAAGGTGTAAGGCTGAGGGTAGTTCGGGGGTCAAGATGAGAAGGAAAGGCCAGGAGACAGACAAAGACACCTGGAACTGAGCTGCACCCTTGGAGGTCAGGTGACTCTAGAGAAAGCCACTTACCTGGTGAGCACATCAGGGTACTGATTTTCTTGGAAAACCCTTTCCAGTTCACGCAGCTGCCAACGCTTCAGCTTGTAACGCCGACTCGTGGATGggggctgggcacctgtggcagCCAAGGGCACTGGCTCCTGGGGCTGCCGCTGTCCCTGGTCCTGGTGCCTTTCAAGGCCTGCACGGTTCCCGTCGCCTCTGTTGTGGTTCATCCCACCTACTTGGTTCACATCGCCCCAGAAGTTCAGGTCACCTCTGAGCCTCAGATCCATGAAGTCTTGAGCTCCTTCACAAAAGTGGGTGACAGCTGCTGCTGCTACACCTTGTGCAGGTTGAGCCCATATTTCCCTCTCATAGACCCCCAGGAGGTAGCAGTTGGGGTTATAGTAGGCAAACTGCCATGCCATGGCTGGAACTCTGAGGAAGCCGGGATGCCTCCACAGATGCCTCTGGGTAGGGACAGTGGGAGGAGCCAGTTCTGGTTGGGTAGACTCTAGTGGTCACGTGGCCTTGGTCCGTGGCACGTTCAGCACGTTTGGAACGTTCACCACGTTCGACGTGCACACGCTACCCTTCAGAGGACAGCTATTGGATTTCCACTTACTCCATTTTCAGTGGGTGGGGCTTGCTGAGGAGATCAGCTGGTGGGGCGTGGCCATGCAGGTAAGGGCCTAGTGT
Coding sequences:
- the LOC109680121 gene encoding rhox homeobox family member 1-like — translated: MAWQFAYYNPNCYLLGVYEREIWAQPAQGVAAAAVTHFCEGAQDFMDLRLRGDLNFWGDVNQVGGMNHNRGDGNRAGLERHQDQGQRQPQEPVPLAATGAQPPSTSRRYKLKRWQLRELERVFQENQYPDVLTRRELARTINVTDVKVKNWFNNRRAKYRKTVKKPMTRGVRNVGQPDDSPMRLEWS